The Vibrio aerogenes nucleotide sequence GCGATTGCAGAAGCTTATGGCCATGTTGGTATCCGCATCTCAACACCGGAAGAACTTGAATCCGGCTTGAAAAAAGCACTGGATATGAAAGATCGTCTGGTGTTTGTGGATATTAATGTGGATGAAACTGAGCACGTCTATCCGATGCAGATTAAAGGCGAAGGCATGGACAAAATGTGGTTAAGCAAAACGGAGAGAACCTGATATGAGACACATAATTTCTTTATTACTGGAAAACCAGCCGGGTGCTTTGTCTCGTGTGGTCGGTCTGTTTTCACAACGTGGCTTTAACATTGAAACTCTCACGGTTTCTCCGACAGATGACGAAACGTTATCCCGGCTGAATATCACCACTAAAGCGACAGATATGAAGCTTGAACAGCTTCAGAAGCAACTGCATAAACTGATTGATGTGCTGAAAGTTCAGGAAGTGACCGAGTTTGAACACATTGAACGGGAACTGATGCTGGTAAAGGTGAAGGCGGCAGGCACAGCAAGAGCTGAAGTTCAGCGAATGGCTGATATCTTCAGAGGACAGGTTGTTGATGTGACTGCCTCACAATTTACAATTCAGATGACGGGAACCACAGATAAGCTGGATGCATTTGTCGAAACAATTGCGGATGTCACGGAAGTGATTGAAGTCGCCAGAAGTGGCGTGGTTGGTGTGACCCGTAAGGAAAGATCGTTACGGGCCTGATCTTTAATGTTTCAGTAAAAACCGCTCACCAGAGCGGTTTTTTATATTGGCTGGTCATATATATTGCTGTTTTCTTTAGATGATTGCCCCAATACTAATCATTGCCATCAGGAACAAACACAGGATTCCAAGGAGCGGTGCCACCCATTTGACCCAGCTGACATAAGGGACTCTGGCGATAGCCAGCCCGCCCATCACCACGGCTGATGTTGGGGTGACTAAATTGACAATCCCGGAGGCAGACTGATACGCCGTTACGACCAGCTCCCGCCCGACCCCGGCAAAATCAGCCAGTGGTGCCATGATTGGCATGGAAAGCACAGCGAGACCGGAAGATGAGGGGACAAGAAACGACAACAGCAGCTCCAGCCAGTACATGACATTAATAAAAATAACCGAAGAAAGCCCCGAGACAATGTGCTCTGCAGCATTGAGAATTGTATCGGTAATCATCCCCCGATCCATCACTACCACGATGCCTCTGGCGATGCCGATAATCAGGGCAACTCCCAGCAGATCTCTGGCACCATCAATAAAGCTGGTGGTGAGTTCTTCTTCACTCATCCCTGCAATCAGTCCGATAATTATCGTTGATGTCAGAAATAAGGCTGAAATCTCAGCCATCCACCAGCCGGAGACAGACACACCATAAATCATTGTAGCGAATGACAGGGCGAAGATGAGCAGAATGATTTTTCTCCTGGGCGTGAATTCAAGCAGTTCGTCGCTCTGGTTGCCGAGAAAATGCTGTTGATTGTCTTCATATTTATCGTAAACGATCGACTGGCTTTGATCCTGGCGGACTTTCCTGGCATATCGCATCACATATGCGACACAAATGATCCAGCCAATCAGCAGAATCGCGACACGTAACCAGATACCATCAGTAAATGGGATTCCAGCTGCATTTGCAGCAATAACGGTTGCAAACGGGTTAATGGTCGAACCCAGTGTTCCTATACCGGCACCCAGCAAAATGGTGGCAGCAGCGACAAGCGGATCAAACCGGGCTGCCATCATGACCGGAACCAGCAATGAATAAAAAGGCAGCGACTCCTCTGCCATCCCATAAACGGTTCCTCCCGCGGCAAACAGTGCCATTAAAATCGGGATCATCAGTTCTTCCCGCCCTTTCAGACGGGCGGTAATCCGTTCAATACCGGCATCGATCGCACCGGTTTTAGTCACCAGCCCCAAAAAGCCACCAATGATCAATACAAACAGAGAAACATCAATAGCAGCAGCTTCATAACTCTGATGGTCGTAGAAACCATCAATGGGTGCGAGCAGAACGTCAACGATACCTTGTGGGTTCCCCTCTGCGGGTTGATAAGTCCCGGCGACAGGCACTTTTTTACCCAGCTCCTGATTCATTGCCCGATCATATTGACCGGCAGGAACGATCCAGGTGAGTGCAGCGACAACAATGATCAGACCAAATAGAATGGTGTAAGCAGAAGGAAATTTAAATCTGGTCAGAAATCCACCTTTGTTTGTTTCAGGTGCTGTTTGGATCGTCATATTAATCTCCTTAACATTCAGCAGAAATTTTCTCACTGAAAGTTGATGAATATTGTTCAACATGATTGTTGATATAGTTTATATGATTCAGTGATAGGTATTTTTATATTTTATTATATGCGACTTGTTATATATAGTGACACTCATATATTCATATCTGATTTAATATGGTTTGAATGGTCATGTTGATATAACATCTGAAATGCTAAATCAGATAATATATTGTTGCCATGTAAATCGTCACAAAAAATTTTAAATTTATTTTTAATAAAAAACACCCAGGATAAATTAGTTATTCTATTTGAAATATTATTCATGGTTATTTTATTAAGTGTCGGTTAATAATCATGCGAGCATGGTTTATTTTTGTCTTTCGGAAATATTATTCAGAATAAACATATCTTTTTTAAGTTCAGGAATTATGATTAATTCTTGATTAAAGTCAATCTTATTCAACTGATATACTCCAAAAAACGGAATCCTGTATCTCGAGGTTACTTAGGTTTTGGTGTATTTAACTGAATTTTAAACCATTACGAGTGAATATTTTTCATTTCGATTAATTTTTAGCCGTAGCTCTGTTATTTGGGCTGTTCTTGTCTCTATTCTTGAGACGATAAAAATTAATCATGATCAAGATCAATGAGTGATTAAAAAATATTGTTAACTGAGTGTGAAATATTGTGTTTACTTTACTTATGTATTCACGGTTAATGCATAAAATATATTAAAAAACTATCCAATATAAGAATGAATAAAGTTCTCTGTAGATGAATAATATCAGAAGCTGAATGTTTGAGTAATTGAAATTATAAGCATTAATTTTTCATAGGAACTGTTTTTTTATTCATTGTTATCGTAGGGGATAGTGTTGCATTTATTTTGTTAAGATATGATTTTTTTATTCATTTTTTAGTCCGGTTTAATTGTGATGGTGGTCTAAGATAATCTGATATTAACGGCTAGTATAAATAGCGAAATAAATAACGGAGCACAGGTTTTAAATATTATCACTTCGTCTATCTTATTAAGAGAGAATTAATTATGAGTCGTTTATATGTAGGATCTGAAATAGGTCAGTTACGCCGGGTATTAGTTCATCGCCCAAAACGAGCACTGACCCATTTGACACCATCGAATTGCCATGACCTGTTGTTTGATGATGTGCTTGCGGTGGAAAGAGCCGGTGAAGAGCATGACATATTTACCCGGACATTATCCGATCAAGGCGTTGAAGTACTCTTTCTGACCGGGCTGCTGGCTGAAACGCTTGATATACCTGAAGCAAAAGCATGGTTACTGAATACACAGGTCTCAGATCATCGTTTTGGGGCGACATTCGCGAATGATCTACGCTGTTATCTGAATGATTTGCCTCATCTTAAACTGTCAAAAATTCTGACGGGTGGTTTACCTGCGTCCGAAGTGCCATTTCAGTCGTCTTCGATATTACAGTCCATGTATAAGCCAACGGATTTTATTATTGAGCCCCTGCCAAATCATTTATTTACCCGTGATACTTCATGCTGGGTATATGGTGGTGTTTCGATTAATCCGATGGCGAAGGTTGCCCGCCAGCGTGAAACTAACCATTTGAGAGCGATTTATCGCTGGCATCCGGATTTTGCCGGTAGTGATTTCATTAAATACTTCGGTGATGAGCAGCAGCATTATGATCGCTCAACTATTGAAGGGGGCGATGTATTGGTGATCGGCCGCGGAGCAGTGCTGATTGGCATGTCTGAGCGGACGACCTCTCAGGGTGTGGAACACTTGGCGTCTTCTCTCTTTCAGAGTGGTCAGGCGAAAAAAGTTATTGCACTTGAATTGCCGAAAGATCGTTCCTGCATGCATCTTGATACCGTGATGACTCACGTTCGTGAAGATACTTTCTCTGTCTATCCAAATGTGATTCCGGATGATGTGGCCTGTTGGTCGCTGACAGGGGATGAAGCGGGTTATATCCGTGCGAAACAAGAATCCTCTTACATCCATGCGATTGAGAAAGCATTAGGGGTTGGCAAGCTCAGTATGATTACGACTGGCGGAGACAGTTTTGAAGCTGAACGTGAGCAGTGGAATGACGCCAATAATGTTCTGACGATTCGTCCGGGTGTTGTGATTGGGTATGAGCGAAATACTTACACCAATGAAAAGTATGACAAAGCCGGGATTACCGTCTTACCCATACCGGGTGATGAGCTTGGCCGTGGCCGGGGTGGTGCACGCTGTATGAGTTGTCCTGTTGAACGGGATGGTATCTGACGGAGATGGTATTTGACGGAGATCGTATCTGACAGGGATCGTGACTGACGGAATGCACCATTGGCAGACTGATTTTGGTGCAGTCACCGGATTATTTTAATGATCAACAGAGAAGTTAGTTATGACGAAGAAAACAGTTGTCGTTGCATTGGGGGGAAACGCTCTGCTGCGGCGTGGCGAGCCGCTTGAGGCTGATATCCAGCGCCATAATATTGAAATCGCCGTTCACACCATTGCGCAAATTGCCCGTGAATATAACGTGGTGTTGGTGCACGGTAATGGTCCTCAGGTGGGGTTGCTGGCACTGCAGGGCATGTCTTATCAGGCTGTTAATCCTTATCCGCTGGATGTGCTTGGCAGTGAAACGCAGGGAATGATTGGCTATATGCTCATGCAAGAGTTTAAAAACACCATGCCTGAGAGTCAGGTCTCCTGCCTGCTGACGCAAATGACCGTGGATCCGGCGGATCCTGCATTTGCGAATCCCACAAAACCAATTGGGCCGGTTTACAGCAGAGAAGAAGCGATTGAACTGGCAGAGAAATATTGCTGGACGGTGAAGCCGGATGGTCAATATTTTCGCCGTGTGGTTCCCAGTCCTTTGCCGACCGGTATTGTTGAAGCTGAAGCGATTCATCAGCTGATCACTGAAGGACATATTGTCATTTGTACCGGTGGTGGCGGGATTCCTGTGAAGTATGAAAACGGAAAGCTGACAGGTGTTGAAGCTGTGATTGATAAAGATATGTCAGCCGCTTTTCTGGCCAGACAAATCGGAGCTGATGCATTGTTGATCCTGACGGATGCGGATGGTGTGTATCTGGATTGGGGGACCCCGGCACAGACCCGGTTGCAGGCAACAACGCCGAAAGCACTGAAGCGTTATCAGTTCGATGCGGGGTCTATGGGGCCAAAAATTGAAGCGTCCTGTGAATTTATTCGCCAGGGGGGGAAAGTTGTTGGCATTGGTGCCTTAAAAGATGGACTGAAGATTCTGGAAGGTACTGCCGGAACCTGTATTACTCACGATTAATTTTTTATTTACGAATGGGGGAGAAACGATCGTTTTTCACTGCCAAGGTATTGCCATTCGTAAGCATGATATAAGCAGAGGATTGATGTCATGGCTTTTAATTTACGTAACCGTAATTTTTTGAAACTATTAGATTTTTCATCCCGTGAGATCCAGCATTTTCTGGATCTGGCCATTGCCCTGAAAAAAGCAAAATATAATGGGTATGAACAGCCCCGTCTGGCCGGTAAAAACATTGCGCTGATTTTTGAAAAAACCTCAACCAGAACTCGTTGTGCATTTGAAGTTGCCGCATTTGATCAGGGGGCACAGGTGTCTTATCTGGCACCATCTGGTTCTCAGATTGGTCACAAAGAATCAATGAAAGATACCGCAAGGGTACTTGGCCGCATGTATGACGGCATTGAGTATCGCGGGTTTGGTCAGGAGATTGTAGAAGAGTTGGGAGAATATGCTGGTGTCCCAGTCTGGAATGGACTGACCAATGAGTTTCATCCGACTCAGATTCTGGCGGACTTCATGACGATGCTGGAACACAGCCGGGGAAAACAGCTTCACGAAGTTTCATTTGCTTATCTTGGTGATGCCAGAAACAACATGGGAAACTCCCTGATGGTGGGGGCGGCAAAAATGGGGATGGATATCCGGCTGGTCGCACCGAAACAATTTTGGCCAGAGGATCAGCTGGTAGCCACATGCCGGGATATTGCGCAGAAAACCGGCGGAAAAATTACCCTGACTGAAGAGGTCAATGAAGGGGTTCAGGGGTGTGACTTCCTGTACACCGATGTTTGGGTCTCGATGGGAGAATCTCAGGAAGCGTGGGATGAACGGGTCAAACTCATGACACCTTATCAGGTTAATATGGATGTGATTAAGGCAACCCACAACCCGGCGGTCAAATTGATGCACTGTTTACCTGCGTTCCACAATGATGAAACAACGGTGGGTAAAGAAGTGGCTGAAAAATATGGCATGTCAGGTCTGGAAGTCACCGAGGAGGTTTTTGAGTCTGACTACTCAATTGTATTTGATGAAGCGGAAAACCGGATGCATACCATCAAAGCGGTGATGGTTGCGACGTTGGGAGACTAATACCGGAATAACCTGAGTGATACGTAAATTCCCTTGCTGCTGGCGACATCTGAGACTCAGGGATGAACCACTCATTTTTCTGGTGGGTGTGATATACGCTCAGGTTATTTTGAATCTCATTAGAGCGTTTATCTTTCATCGCCGCTCCTGCCGGAGGCGATGAAAGATAAATACGCTCTAGTGAATAATTACATAAATGTGAATTAAATTGGTTTTTTAGTTTATATATTTGTCTGTTAACTATATTTTTATTTGATAATGAACCAAAAACTAAACTTTTGAACTGCTATTTATATTAGTGGTATGGATAATACATTCGGGCAACGCGGTTATTGTCAGTCTGGAGCGACTTCAACTTTGATGGATGAGTGTGATGTATTTTAAATACATTTGATTGCGGAACAGATCATGAGGCTTTAAAAACGGGCAGTCAGTCTGCTCCGGTCGCTGATGGTATTGTATCCATATGAGTATACCCTGCACTGCGTCTGAGTTTTCACACGGGCCAGTGATGGATATATGACTGAACTGAAAAAAGGGGGGCCTGTGAGAAGGCAAATCGTTCAGGAGGAAGGCTCAGGCAGAGAAGACTCACTATTATCTGTTTGTAAGCGGTTACTACAGCAGCAAAGTTTTTCAAATCAGGGAGAGCTCAGGGTGAGGCTGGAAGAGCTTGGCTATACCGGGATTAGTCAGTCGACCGTTTCGCGTTTATTGCTCCAGCTGGGCGTTGTGAAGGCGAAAAATGCATGCGGTAAAAAAGTGTACTGCATTACGGTTGAAACGGCGCCAGTGAATGTGAAGTCATCCATTGCATCTCAGATTGAGTTTATTACTCATAATCAGTCGATGGTGGTGGTAAAAACTTATCCGGGCAGTGCTCAGCTGGTGGCCAGACTGGTCGATTCAGATCCACACCGGGAGATCCTTGGTACTGTCGGCGGGAATGATACCGTAATTATCATTCCGCGTGATATTGAAGCCATTGAAAACTGTGAACATGTCGTGAAACAGCGACTGGGTGTGGCATAACCATCATCTGAAATCAACCAATCCTGATGATGGCCTGAGTACCTTTGAGTTGAATATACCCACACGATCTGAATATCTCATTTTCAGGTTGTTTGGGTATTGTACCATTCTAAGTCATTTTCTGATCTGGATATATCTGGTTCCGCAAACCGCTCAAGCCACCTCTTTTCGTTTACACCTCTTTTCGTTTATAAAAAGGGCTTAAACAAGGGCATCCATGCCCTAATGCCCTTGTCTGTTTGCTCCAACAGACACATCCAGATGATCAGTTTATTGTCCAGATTGGTATGAATCCGGAAAGTATTGTAATTATCCGGTTGAGTCTGAATACAACAGACGCAGAGCAGAAAGAAATACCAGTAGACCGGACTTAACAGACTGAGGAAGAATTGCCAATCAATTGTGCTTCCCCGATAAAGTAACCATCTTCATCAAATCGTTTTATCTCATTATTTTCCAGTACAATGGTGATTTTACGGATATCTGCAAATTGCCAGTTCCGCCATTGATAGAAAAATTTATCTTTTTCCACCCACCAGTACCCCTCATCGATGTCATTAGGCCTGTCAGAGACTCCGGTCATTTTACCGTCAGCCTGAAAAGAAATGCGGTATGGAATATTAAAACAATCTTTCGTTAACAGAACTTTGTTTGTCAGAAGCTGGCGAATAGCCTTACTGCTCAAAGGGGAGGCCGCACACTGGGACAACTGCTCAATCGGCATGATCTGTTTTGCAATTTGAGAAAGCAGCGCAACCCCTTCCCGGATACGTTCGGTTCTGATCGACTGAAAACTCAGCCGGAAGCTGTTGGTTTTTTTATCAGAAAAGTAATATCTGCCGCCGTTGTTGATCAAAATACCTTGTTGTTCAGCCAGCTCTTCAAACTGTTCTGCATCGAACCCTTGTTTATAGTTAATCCAGAAAGCGGTGCCAGCCAGTGAGGGAATAACACCGGACTGCGGAAAATAGTAATTCAGGGCTTTTTCCATCGTCAGCCATTTCTCCCGGTAGCGTTTCAGCATTTTCTGCGCCAGTGAATCGTAATGTCCCAGGCTGAGAAACAGCGCAAGGGTTTGGCAGTTATTTTTGGGCGGGCAACTGTGTGTCCGAAATTGCAGTGCTTTAATTTGTGTGATGAGTGGTTCAGGTGCAACGATATATCCGATACGTAACCCGGGTGCCAGCGTCGACGTAAAACTGGATATATAGATGATGCGATCACTGGGATATTCACTTTTTAAAGCCGGGCAGGCATCTTCGATGAAATTAATATCATGCTCGAAATCATCTTCAATAATCAGGAAATCGTGTTCCTGTGCCATATCCATCAACTTTTTGCGCCGGTCAGGAGATAAGCGGACTGTGGTCGGAAACTGGTTACTCGGTGTCGTGTAAACAAGCTGACATTGTGCCATTTGTTGATCGACAGCAATACCTTTATGATCAACCGGGAGCGGACAAATATTGGCCCTGCGGGCCTGAAACTGATGCAGTGCTTCCGGGTAGCCGGGGTTTTCAATCCCTACGGTTGTCTGGCTGGAAACCAGAAGTTTGGACAGATAATACAAGCTGTTCTGGCACCCCAAAGTCACTGCTATCTGATCTTTGTCGACAAAAATCCCCCGCTTCGGTAAAACCCTCGTACGTACCTGTTCTATCAGGGCTTCACTGCCTGCATTCACTGAAGTCCATGTCCGGTGATTACTTTTATTCAGCGATTGAATGCTGCACTTGCGCCATTCGGAAACAGGAAATAAATCTTCATCGACAACACCACTGACAAATAAATACGGATAGCGGTCT carries:
- the ilvN gene encoding acetolactate synthase small subunit, which translates into the protein MRHIISLLLENQPGALSRVVGLFSQRGFNIETLTVSPTDDETLSRLNITTKATDMKLEQLQKQLHKLIDVLKVQEVTEFEHIERELMLVKVKAAGTARAEVQRMADIFRGQVVDVTASQFTIQMTGTTDKLDAFVETIADVTEVIEVARSGVVGVTRKERSLRA
- a CDS encoding YfcC family protein; this encodes MTIQTAPETNKGGFLTRFKFPSAYTILFGLIIVVAALTWIVPAGQYDRAMNQELGKKVPVAGTYQPAEGNPQGIVDVLLAPIDGFYDHQSYEAAAIDVSLFVLIIGGFLGLVTKTGAIDAGIERITARLKGREELMIPILMALFAAGGTVYGMAEESLPFYSLLVPVMMAARFDPLVAAATILLGAGIGTLGSTINPFATVIAANAAGIPFTDGIWLRVAILLIGWIICVAYVMRYARKVRQDQSQSIVYDKYEDNQQHFLGNQSDELLEFTPRRKIILLIFALSFATMIYGVSVSGWWMAEISALFLTSTIIIGLIAGMSEEELTTSFIDGARDLLGVALIIGIARGIVVVMDRGMITDTILNAAEHIVSGLSSVIFINVMYWLELLLSFLVPSSSGLAVLSMPIMAPLADFAGVGRELVVTAYQSASGIVNLVTPTSAVVMGGLAIARVPYVSWVKWVAPLLGILCLFLMAMISIGAII
- the arcA gene encoding arginine deiminase; amino-acid sequence: MSRLYVGSEIGQLRRVLVHRPKRALTHLTPSNCHDLLFDDVLAVERAGEEHDIFTRTLSDQGVEVLFLTGLLAETLDIPEAKAWLLNTQVSDHRFGATFANDLRCYLNDLPHLKLSKILTGGLPASEVPFQSSSILQSMYKPTDFIIEPLPNHLFTRDTSCWVYGGVSINPMAKVARQRETNHLRAIYRWHPDFAGSDFIKYFGDEQQHYDRSTIEGGDVLVIGRGAVLIGMSERTTSQGVEHLASSLFQSGQAKKVIALELPKDRSCMHLDTVMTHVREDTFSVYPNVIPDDVACWSLTGDEAGYIRAKQESSYIHAIEKALGVGKLSMITTGGDSFEAEREQWNDANNVLTIRPGVVIGYERNTYTNEKYDKAGITVLPIPGDELGRGRGGARCMSCPVERDGI
- the arcC gene encoding carbamate kinase; the encoded protein is MTKKTVVVALGGNALLRRGEPLEADIQRHNIEIAVHTIAQIAREYNVVLVHGNGPQVGLLALQGMSYQAVNPYPLDVLGSETQGMIGYMLMQEFKNTMPESQVSCLLTQMTVDPADPAFANPTKPIGPVYSREEAIELAEKYCWTVKPDGQYFRRVVPSPLPTGIVEAEAIHQLITEGHIVICTGGGGIPVKYENGKLTGVEAVIDKDMSAAFLARQIGADALLILTDADGVYLDWGTPAQTRLQATTPKALKRYQFDAGSMGPKIEASCEFIRQGGKVVGIGALKDGLKILEGTAGTCITHD
- the argF gene encoding ornithine carbamoyltransferase, which produces MAFNLRNRNFLKLLDFSSREIQHFLDLAIALKKAKYNGYEQPRLAGKNIALIFEKTSTRTRCAFEVAAFDQGAQVSYLAPSGSQIGHKESMKDTARVLGRMYDGIEYRGFGQEIVEELGEYAGVPVWNGLTNEFHPTQILADFMTMLEHSRGKQLHEVSFAYLGDARNNMGNSLMVGAAKMGMDIRLVAPKQFWPEDQLVATCRDIAQKTGGKITLTEEVNEGVQGCDFLYTDVWVSMGESQEAWDERVKLMTPYQVNMDVIKATHNPAVKLMHCLPAFHNDETTVGKEVAEKYGMSGLEVTEEVFESDYSIVFDEAENRMHTIKAVMVATLGD
- a CDS encoding arginine repressor, whose translation is MRRQIVQEEGSGREDSLLSVCKRLLQQQSFSNQGELRVRLEELGYTGISQSTVSRLLLQLGVVKAKNACGKKVYCITVETAPVNVKSSIASQIEFITHNQSMVVVKTYPGSAQLVARLVDSDPHREILGTVGGNDTVIIIPRDIEAIENCEHVVKQRLGVA
- the pdxR gene encoding MocR-like pyridoxine biosynthesis transcription factor PdxR yields the protein MLSQYIHIDPLNDRTLQDQIKSSIAQAIFEGFIPEDKALVSSRRLAKELQVSRNTILRVYEQLTEDGILVSLERKGYFINPALELPALKPIQSEQQPETEQLDWSNYLITENTVSKRVAQDLDRYPYLFVSGVVDEDLFPVSEWRKCSIQSLNKSNHRTWTSVNAGSEALIEQVRTRVLPKRGIFVDKDQIAVTLGCQNSLYYLSKLLVSSQTTVGIENPGYPEALHQFQARRANICPLPVDHKGIAVDQQMAQCQLVYTTPSNQFPTTVRLSPDRRKKLMDMAQEHDFLIIEDDFEHDINFIEDACPALKSEYPSDRIIYISSFTSTLAPGLRIGYIVAPEPLITQIKALQFRTHSCPPKNNCQTLALFLSLGHYDSLAQKMLKRYREKWLTMEKALNYYFPQSGVIPSLAGTAFWINYKQGFDAEQFEELAEQQGILINNGGRYYFSDKKTNSFRLSFQSIRTERIREGVALLSQIAKQIMPIEQLSQCAASPLSSKAIRQLLTNKVLLTKDCFNIPYRISFQADGKMTGVSDRPNDIDEGYWWVEKDKFFYQWRNWQFADIRKITIVLENNEIKRFDEDGYFIGEAQLIGNSSSVC